From Betaproteobacteria bacterium, one genomic window encodes:
- a CDS encoding galactose oxidase has translation KLYVIGGFSGTFSWTPVNTVYEYDPVLDRWRSRASMPTRRGGLAVAVRDGLLYAVGGMGEDKQNSGALEVYDPATDRWSALPPLPTPRDHLGAAVIGELLITAGGRLHSSYADNLATTELFDLKTDSWRTGKPLPTPRSGVATAVLRGRMLVFGGEAPAGTFHENEAYDPAADQWTTLAPMPTSRHGLGAAVVGERVYVLDGGPSPGGSFSDVNETFFWPP, from the coding sequence CAAACTCTATGTCATCGGCGGTTTCAGCGGCACCTTCTCCTGGACGCCCGTCAATACCGTCTATGAGTATGATCCGGTCTTGGATCGCTGGCGGTCGAGGGCGTCGATGCCGACCAGGCGGGGTGGGTTGGCCGTGGCAGTGCGGGATGGTTTGCTCTACGCGGTCGGCGGGATGGGGGAGGATAAGCAGAACAGCGGTGCGTTGGAAGTCTATGATCCCGCCACCGATCGCTGGAGTGCACTTCCGCCGTTACCCACGCCGCGGGATCATCTGGGGGCGGCTGTCATCGGCGAACTGCTGATCACTGCCGGAGGTCGTTTACATTCCTCCTATGCCGATAATCTGGCAACGACCGAACTCTTCGACTTGAAGACCGACAGCTGGCGAACCGGCAAGCCGTTGCCCACGCCCCGCAGCGGTGTGGCCACGGCGGTCCTGCGTGGCCGGATGCTGGTCTTCGGTGGGGAAGCGCCGGCCGGCACCTTTCATGAGAACGAGGCCTACGATCCAGCCGCAGACCAATGGACAACGCTGGCCCCGATGCCGACCAGCCGCCACGGTCTGGGCGCGGCGGTGGTGGGGGAGCGGGTGTATGTGCTCGACGGCGGCCCCAGCCCCGGCGGGTCGTTCAGCGACGTGAATGAGACATTCTTTTGGCCGCCATAA